One Cryptomeria japonica chromosome 9, Sugi_1.0, whole genome shotgun sequence genomic window carries:
- the LOC131077844 gene encoding uncharacterized protein LOC131077844, giving the protein MSVKNGYIVPNAPPIDPDAKKEYVNNAKAKHAILSGLSDTEFVKVMHCSSSKEALDKLKILFEGDVKVKEAKLQTLRAHLEGLKMKDEEKIVDYLQRVDEMVILLEDLERIYLMNLLSKRTALDISNIEPLNINTEKGFCNIYPKLYTGALDYTDIWLKKGSDMNVLSNMNPSNRPESENNIIQLEEKIPASQNQQHSTRLNDKENVVKEIENLKELIKDTELLKAEAELALGNIVTTQDEEVTSDLRSPKVDLIQNPSYEEEMGTEPLLNAAMEVFDNNIVQDLTPEEEEERCFLLKELMSSMEDEDIREVRREIGYLEINNHRVDPLSSPIPVRTGSGIETQDVLGIKNFYSGKTQPDCAKLVKSRGRKSLGELRSQVGNAKDQGKLTAFFENGKGKSLPVTQ; this is encoded by the exons ATGTCTgtgaagaatgggtatattgtccctaatgCTCCCCCTatagatccagatgctaagaaggagtatgtaAACAATGCTaaggccaagcatgctattctCAGTGGATTGTCTGATactgagtttgttaaggttatgcactgctcatccTCCAAGGAAGCTTTGGATAAGTTGAAgatattatttgaaggagatgtcaaggtcaaggaggctaaaTTGCAAACACTGAGAGCTCATCTTGAAGGCTTGAAAATGAAAGACGAAGAAAAGATTGTTGACTATCTTCAAAGAGTTGATGAAATGgtaatactattagaggacttggagaggatatatcTAATGaatttattgtcaaaaag AACAGCCTTGGATATAAGCAATATCGAACCACTGAACATTAACACAGAGAAAGGATTCTGTAATATTTACCCCAAGCTTTATACCGGGGCTTTAGACTATACGGACATATGGCTCAAAAAAGGGTCAGATATGAACGTTCTAAGTAACATGAACCCTAGCAATAGGCCCGAATCAGAGAACAACATCAtccaacttgaggaaaagataccGGCTTCTCAAAATCAACAGCATTCAACAcggctaaatgataaggaaaatgttGTCAAGGAAATAGAGAaccttaaagaattaattaaagatACAGAGCTGCTCAAAGCGGAAGCAGAATTAGCTTTAGGCAATATAGTCACCACACAAGATGAAGAAGTTACATCAGATCTGAGGTCACCTAAGGTAGATTTAATCCAGAACCCTTCTTATGAAGAGGAGATGGGCACTGaacctcttttaaatgcagctatgGAAGTTTTCGATaataatattgtgcaagatcttaCACCAGAAGAGGAAGAGGAACGCTGCTTCTTACTCAAGGAACTAATGTCGTCTATGGAGGATGAAGACATTAGAGAAGTTAGGAGAGAAATAGGTTACCTTGAAATCAATAATCATAGGGTGGACCCACTAAGCTCTCCTATACCAGTCAGGACTGGTTCTGGAATAGAAACTCAGGATGTACTAGGGATTAAGAATTTCTATTCAGGGAAAACTCAACCTGATTGTGCCAAGCTTGTCAAATCTCGAGGAAGGAAATCCCTAGGAGAGTTAAGATCCCAGGTGGGGAATGCAAAGGATCAAGGCAAACTAACTGCCTTTTTTGAAAATGGGAAGGGGAAGAGCCTTCCCGTGACACAATGA